GCATCGAAGCCAAGTGAGTTTCATTGACCATTCGCCCTACCGTGTCGGCTGGGCACAAAGCTTTGTGTGTACCGCGGGAATGCCTACGTTTAACCGAAAAGGCGAATTTGTGGGTTGGGGAATTTTACCCCTAAACTCTCCCTATCAAATCGATATTAATGGCCAAAAGTATATGACCCAGCTGACTCCTAGTGGACGGACCGAACGTTTCTTATTTGCGGAAGACTTTTTTCACTACCTAAAGGGCGCTCCTAAAAACATAGGCGGAGATCCTATTCCCTCCATTGGTGTTATTGGAGCAGACCCCTTGAACCCGAAAGCGCTCGCATTTTTCGGGCTAGAGGAAAGTTCTGGGATTGTTATTGGCAACGTTGTGGAAAACAGCCCGGCCAGCAAATCCGGTATACTGCCCGGGGATATTATATTAGGTATCGATGGACTCCCAATACCCTTTTTTGCCGCATCATACGCATACCCGGAGTATCTGGCTCTGCTCATTCGAGAAAAGAAAATCGGTGACAAGGTAACCTTTCAAATCTTTAGAAACCGAGAAATAAAGGATTTCGAAGTCGTTATAGAAGCTGCCGCTAAGGGCCTGAGCCAAGCGAAACGGGAATACCTGCCCGAGTACGGCATGGCACTTAGGGAGTATACCTTGGATGATGGCGTTAAGCGCAATGTATTCAAAGCGGATGCCGGAGGCGTAATTGTTGATTTTGTAAAGTATAACAGTCCCGCGGATGATGCCAGCGTTAAGCCGGGAGACTGGATTAAAAGAATAGATGACCATGAGGTTACGAATTATGCAGATGCCATAGCACTCATTCACACAGCAAAAGACGACACCAGTCGAAAGTATTTTATATTGCTTGTACAACGGGATAATGAGACAAGGGTATTGAGAATACGAAAATAAAAGGGCACATGAAGCACAGTTTGGAACAATTAGTTGGCCACTTGGGCAAGTTGAAAGCGCGCGGGGCGAAATCTGTAGCAGTATCGGCCGAGACCTTGGAATCATTGCGCAGTGCGGTTTCAGGAATCAAGCATATAGAAACGCGTACCGAAGCTGAGGAAATACCCCATACTAAGGAAGTTGCTGTCGACTTCGTAAAAAATGAGTCCCCTAAAGAGGCGAAAGAAAAGCCCGTTGAAAAAACTTTGGAGAAAATAACTGCATTTACCTTGCCGGAAGGAAGTAAACAGGAACGTTGGGAATATTTGAGAGATAGAGTGACTAATTGTCCTATTTGTACCGCACACGTAAAGCCGGGTAAGAAAGTCGTTTTTGGTGTGGGATCGTTAGATTCAGAAATCTTTTTCTGCGGCGAAGCCCCTGGAGCGGATGAAGAAACACAAGGAGAGCCTTTTGTGGGAAAAGCCGGGCAACTATTGACAAAGATCATAGAAGCGATGGGGTTGAAGCGATCGGTTGTTTATATAAGTAATATTATGAACTGGCGGCCAGAGATGCCGACTCCTTTTGGCAATAGACCGCCTACTCAAGAAGAAATGGAGGTCTGCCTGCCTTACTTGAAGGCTCAAATCGAAATCGTACAACCCAAAGTGATTGTAGCCTTGGGAGCTACCGCCGTAAGCGGCCTCCTGGGCGCGGCTCCAAAAAGGCGCATGGGCGATGTACGCGGCAAGTGGCTGGAATTTGAAGGCACGCCGTTAATGATCACTTTCCATCCTTCCTATTTACTACGTAATGACACCCTAAAGACGAAGAGAATGGTCTGGGAAGACATGATGTCTGTTATGGAAAAAATTGGTATGCCGATATCCGACAAGCAGCAGCAATTCTTCTTGCAGAAGTAAGCATTGATTAATCAGTTATTGATTTCATTGACTACAGGTAATCTTTACGGTTTAATATTTTCACTCTACTGAAAGCATTATCGCATCAACATACTACGTCATGATTCATACTAAAAAATTCATTAAAACAATACATACTAATTCTCACATTACTGATTCTGATAATAAATCACTTAATACCGAAAAAAACGAGGACAAGGATACTCGGACTATTAAGTTAATTACAAATGAGCATAAAGTGTTCTTTCCATTGGATGTTATTTTCTACTTAAGCCAGTTTATGGGGCTTAAGAATTTCTTGCTGTTTACGAGCGTGAATCGTTCTGGTTTAGATTGCAGAAAGAAATTGAATCAATATGGGATCAATATTGCCCTTTTTGAGTCAAAAAACATAAAGAAGCTTTTAAAGCATCCCAAGCTATCTACCGAAATTCAGCTTAAGGAATTGTCATACTTATATCCCAAAAAAGGGAAACAGAAGTTTAAGCACGCAATAGCCAATCAGTTATATCTTCGCCAGATAAAAATCCAAAGTTGTCTATGGAATACCCATTTGGGGATCACGCCTCAAAAGATTATACTTTTTAGCGATGTTGAAGAAAAAACGGAAAAAATGGTTCAACTTGAAACGATTATAAAGAATCTCAAAACCACAGGGCACTATAAATGTGATACGATTCCCCTATGTGAAGCTTTCTTAAACGGTTTAACAGAGGAAGAGGCTATTAAAGTCGCTACAGTAATGGAAAAATATCCCAATCATGATATAAATTACAAAATGGTCACTGAACTCAGTCACCTTTCAGAAGAAGCCATAGATCAGATCCTTATCAAAGGAGCATCTGTTTTCTGGAAGAATGTTAATCACTACACAATTAAGCTGATTAAAGAGTATTCCCCTGATCACGAAACAATTAAGGGTGCCGTTATTGCGCTTTGCTTGGGCGGCTTATGTCTAGCGGGCAGCACCTCTCAATACTGGCTTTCGGTACAGTACCCAGAATTGAATTCAGCATACTTCTACCCGCTCGCGTAAACTAAATAAAGTTGTGTCCTTGACGTTGTGGGCATTCAACGTATTATAATTATGGGTAGCTTCGGGAGTATACCTGACACAATTAAGCCAAATCTTATTTCACATGGATAATAAAGACCAGATGACGCAAAAGAAGCCGGATTGGCTGCGCGCAAAACTACCCTCTAGCCCGGAATACAAGTCTGTCAGAAAACTCGTTGATGATAATGAGCTGCATACCGTTTGCCAAAGTGCTCAGTGCCCAAATATGGGAGAGTGTTGGTCTCGCGGAACCGCAACCGTGATGATTTTAGGGAACGTGTGTACCCGCTCTTGTACTTTTTGTGCCATTCAGACAGGTCGGCCAGGGACCGTAGACATCGGAGAGCCAGCCAGAGTCGCAGACGCAGTTGCAAAAATGGGGCTTAAGCACACCGTTGTTACCTCTGTTGCACGTGACGATTTAAAAGACGGTGGAGCTTCTATATGGGCTGCTACGATACGCGCGATTCGTTTTCGCTGCCCGAACACCGCAGTGGAAGTGTTGATTCCAGACTTCCAGGGCAAATCGGAGCAGATGGATATCGTTCTTGCCGCAAAGCCTGACATTTTAAACCACAACATGGAAACGGTAAAGCGTTTGCAGAGGCCCATTCGGAAAACAGCTACCTATGATAGAACCCTGTGGGTACTTGATTACGCCAAGAAAAAGGGCTTTGTGACCAAATCTGGCATTATGTTGGGCATGGGGGAACAGAAAGAAGAAATCGCAGAAACTTTGCGGGACTTGCGTAGTATTGGCGTAGATATCATTACCATTGGCCAATATTTGCGCCCTTCGGAAAAGCATACCCCGATTGATCGCTGGGTGACGCCAGAAGAGTTTAATGAATGGAAGGAGTATGGCCTTTCCATTGGAATTGGTGTGATTGAGTCTGGCCCGTTGGTGCGTTCCTCATATCACGCGGAAGAACAATCTGAAGCTTATGGGCTGACAGGATCTCGTGTGCGTACAGATCAGGCTATATAGACCCCTTTTTATTTTTTTATTATCGATTCTATTGTATTATTTAACGACAATTACTACCTATGGATTCTTTTCCTAACTCCAAGCGTGTCTATATAGAAGGCAGCAGGCCTGATATAAAAGTCCCTATGCGGGAGATTTCCCTCTCCCCTACTCACCATGCCAACGGCACTGTTGAAGAAAATGAGCCGTTGCGCGTATACGATACCGCTGGACCTTGGGGTGATGAGGATTATGAAGGCGATGTGACTAAGGGCTTACCCGAGTTACGGAAAACATGGGTTCAGGAACGTCAGGATGTTGAGGAGTATGAGGGGCGTGAGATTAAACCACTTGATGATGGGTATTTGTCCGACAAGCATAGAGAGCACGCGATTGAGAAGAATAAGCTGCAGACGTTTACAGGTCATGAGCCTAGAAAGTTCATGCGGGCCAAGGGTGGCAAAGCAGTTACTCAGCTAGAATACGCCAGGCGTGGGGTGATTACTCCGGAGATGGAGTTTGTGGCGATTCGAGAAAACATGCGTTTACAAAATGCGCGCGAAGCATTGGAGATGAACCCGGCAGCGGCTCAGAACGATTTACGCATTCAACATGTCGGACAGTCCTTCGGAGCAAGTATACCGAAAATAATTACGCCAGAGTTTGTGCGTGATGAGATTGCAAGAGGTCGTGCGATCATTCCTTGTAACATTAACCACCGTGAACTAGAGCCCATGATTATTGGGCGCAATTTCTTGGTAAAGATTAACGCTAATATTGGGAACTCAGCCATTACTTCCTCCATTGAAGAAGAAGTTGAAAAACTACGCTGGGCGGTGCGCTGGGGAGCAGACACCGTAATGGATCTCTCTACGGGCAAGAATATTCACCAGACCAGAGAGTGGATTATTCGTAACTCCCCTGTGCCAATCGGTACAGTACCGATTTACCAAGCCCTTGAAAAGGTAAACGGTAAGGTAGAAGACCTGAATTGGGAGATTTTTAGAGACACGTTAATCGAACAAGCTGAGCAAGGCGTAGATTACTTTACGATTCATGCCGGCGTACTCTTACGCTATATCCCTTTAACGGCTAAGCGGATGACGGGGATTGTTTCCCGTGGTGGGTCTATCATGGCCAAGTGGTGCCTGACGTACCACCAGGAGAATTTCCTCTATACCCATTGGGATGAGATTTGTGAGATTATGCGCGCGTATGATATTTCGTTCTCAATTGGCGATGGCCTAAGGCCTGGCTCGATCGCGGATGCTAATGACGCGGCGCAATTCGGAGAACTCAAAACCCAAGGCGAGTTGACCAGACGCGCCTGGGAGCTCGGTGTCCAAGTGATGAACGAAGGGCCGGGACACATCCCCATGCACATGATCCAAGAGAACATGGAGAAGCAGCTTAAATGGTGTGATGAAGCACCTTTCTATACGCTGGGGCCATTAACAACAGACATTGCACCTGGGTATGACCATATTACGAGCGGTATAGGAGCAGCTTTGATCGGATGGTACGGTTGCGCGCTTCTATGTTATGTGACACCCAAAGAGCACCTTGGATTGCCGGACAAGAATGATGTGCGTGACGGCGTGATCACTTACAAAATTGCGGCCCACGTGGCAGACCTTGCTAAAGGGCACCCCGCGGCACAGTATAGAGACAATGCCCTTTCTAAAGCACGCTTTGAGTTTCGTTGGGAAGACCAGTTTAACCTTTCCTTGGATCCGGAACGAGCAAGAGAGTTTCATGACGCTACCCTCCCCCAGGAGAAAGCGAAAACAGCTCACTTCTGCTCGATGTGCGGACCCAACTTTTGCTCCATGAAAATATCCGAAGACGTGCGTAAGTTCGCAGAGTCCGGCATGGAAGAGAAGGCCAAGGAGTTTGTCGAACAAGGAAGCGCACTGTATACGTAGGCGTTAATATCTATTCAATAAGATGGCGATATACTGCTGCAACCCGTTGTTACTATTCCCGCAAGAGAAATGTGGTTATATGAAAATGAGGCTGCCAATCGTTCCGTTGATCGAGGCCTTAAAGAGGCTGGCGAGGGCAAGGCTAAATACTTGGGCTCCTTTGCAAAATACGCAAAAGACTAATATAGCCACCACATGGATTTCAAATTGCTTTTTAATCCTGAAGCAGAATCCCAGCTTGGCGAGATCCTCAACAATAAATCCGATATAGGGCGTGCGAAACAAGTTAAAAAGGCGTTGCACCTTATTGAAACAAACCTGAAGCAGCCTTCTTTACAGGTACATATATTTGAGTCTAAAAAAGACCCAAATGGAGAAAAGTATGTGAGGCTTACGCCCAAAATAAAACACCTGGTGCTTACCGTATTTTCTTTTATTTTGGCCCAGATGAAACAATAAAAAGCAAACGGATACCGGTTATTACTATTATCGCCATAACACCGCATCCGTAGCAATTACTAAACGGGTACGGGTAGCGCTCTGGGGTCGAGAGACGCATGCTTTTGAATCATGACTGTCTTATTTCCATATTGCCATAGGGGATAAACGAGCTATACTTGTTTTTTTTCTAAATGCTATGAGTAAGAAACGAGTAAAAAAGGCCACGGAGAGCAATACGGTTCAGTCGAATTATAGGAATCGCACGAAAAAGAATAATACCCCATTCAATCAGAAGGGAATTTCTGTTGTTCAAAAAAAGGGAAATAGCAACGTTACAGCAAAAACCTCAAAAATCGAGCCAGAACACACTAGCTTATTTACGCGCAGTGCTTGGGCGGGTTATAAAGTAGTCGATTTCTTACTGCCGGTACCTTCATTTTTGTTTGATGGATTTAATATATATGGAAAGTATTTGGTGGGATTAAACACTCGGGACGTGAAAGATCTTACAGCCCAAACCGTCTGGAAGAACTTGAAGTGCCTCTCACTGAGCAAAGCGTTTGAGACAGGGAAAAGCGTTTTGTGGCATTCAAAGAACCTGGCCTTTATTGCGGGCGTTTCTGCGCTAAACTTCTATGTAGCTTATGCATTGATGGGGTCTTTAGATGAATCCTTTTCAACATTATCAAATACAATCCACTCAACAGGCCTAACTGCCGAGCTTTTTGATGCCGCCTATTGGCCCGTGATGACCGCATTAGGTGCGTTTGTAGGAAGTCAAGTGACAGCTTCAACCTTCAGCACCGTTTTTGAGCATATATTCTCTACCGAGATGGAAATTGACTTAACCAAAGAGTGGATTGATTCCGGCGCTTGTTACGGGATGAAGTATATTGATATAAAGAAAAAGGGGAAAGTGAATGCGCCACATATTCTTTCTGCCGACATTAAGAGCTGGGCTGGTCAGATAGGTTCAATGTTGGCTGAGTGGATTAAAACATGTGCTTCATTCGCACTTGCCGCTAAAACAATTACAAACATTTTGGGTTTTGATATTATAAAGAAATGTATAGGGATACTCCTTCTTGTAAAACTTGCGGTCGCGACATGTAATTATTTTATTCAACTGTATTTTGAACGAGGGGCACGCATACATGATCAGTTGCATGGGAAGTTTCATGATGTGGATAGGTCAGCAGAATCTATTCTACTAAAGCAAGGTCAGCAATATGAGATTGGTATTCTATCGGGATTGTTTGATAGACTACTTAGTCTCAATATTAAGTTTGCCGGGGTGTGCCTGATTAAAAATCTCATCACAACGATCTTCAGTGTCGGCGGTTTTGCCTTGGGGATATATTTATGCAAAGAAAAATTGATTGGCGGTCTCATAAAAGGTGCAACGGCTGAACTTGTAGCTAAACGTGTTTATGATCTGTTTAATTTTGTCTGTTGGAAAGAGGCGAACTCTAAATGGATAACTGCAAGCAAAGTGGACATAGATCGCGTAGAAAGGCTTGTGGAATACATAAAAGCATGGGAACAGAAACAACTCGACAAAGGCAAAAATTTTAAGACTCAGGTGACTCAAGAAATAAAATTTGAATTTGACGGCACGATTGGGAAGATAGATGCTGAAGGGCATTTTGCAAAAGGGAAAATAAGCCTGAAAGCCGGGGATATCTGCCAATTGAGCGGAAAATCCGGTGAAGGAAAATCCACTAGCATACGGGCATTCGCTGGCCTTTACCCAGCTGTTAGCGGTCAGATGACTACGCATGAAAACATGTATTTTATTCCTCAAACCTCTTATATACCCAGAGGTAAAATAAGCTTGCTGGATATTATTCAGTACCCTGAAATCGGATCTGTTAACAAAGAGAAAAAAGAACAAATCGTTGGATTGCTCAAAAAATTTGGATTTGATGATAAACGATTTATTGACCATATCGACGACAAGGAAACGGATTGGTCCGGCGTGCTCAGTGGCGGAGAGCGCCAACGATTAGCGTTAATCGCCGCGATCTTGTGCCTTCTAGAGAAGCCTGGAATGCTGATTCTAGATGAAGCCACTTCTGCTATTGATCAAACAACGAAACTCATGATCGAGAAATACATGAAAGATAATTTACAGAAGAGTATTATCCTTTTCGTAGACCATAATCATAGCGGAAACTTTGCGAATAAAGTTATTCCGATAAATGATCTAAGCGCAGCGTACTCTTTAAATAAAGAGTAAAGCCCTACTCTACCTTTTCTTTCTGTGGTTTTGAAAAATGCCCCTCACGATAGTGGATCAGGAATGAGGCGAAGTATGTGCAAATTACAAAAGAAATACTGCTGACCATAGCAATAGCGGCAAACTGGTACATACTCGTCATATAGTCATATAACCGATACAGAATACCTAGTGTTGTTATAGCACCCACAATGTAGGAGGAGAGTTTATAGTCTAGTATACGCGCTTCGTCTTTCTGTGACTCTGGATTAAGCGCTTCATCCGTCTCTTGTGATTCTAGATCAATCCTTCCCTCGCCCCTATTGTTGTCTTCGATGATACCAAGCTCACGAAGGCACAACCATTTTTCAACTGTAAAACGTGCCTGCTTCATAATCGGATCTTTAGAAAAAGCATTAGCCAGCTCTGAGTTACTAACGTACTCAACGACTCGATTAAATAAACGATTAAGAGACCTTATGGGATTCTCCTGGCAAAATGCGATCAATTGAATGCAAGCGTCTTGATGTGGTAAGTTGAAGTTCATCAGAATAATAAGGGTTTGGGTATTCAGGACATCTATGATGTCGGAATAAACAATGGCAAAAGCAAAATTGCAAATCAAACATTATTGAAATTTTACTTTTATTTATCAATGGTTAGCATATGATGAAAGAAATTATAACAGTGACTCGATGAAAGCTAAATTTCAAAAAAAATGTTTTTCTTTCGTGTTTAAGCCAACAGGCTGGCAGGTAAAGCTAATCCTTGCATTGCTTGTCGTGGCAGGTGCCACGCTTTATATTCTGGGGTATATTGACCCCGCGATTGCCTATCTGGATTCAGAAAGATTGACCTTTCACATAGGCTATTATGAAGTGAGCGTATATGGAATACTCCAACGCCTAGGGCTCATTATTCTTACGCTTTGGCTGACGCATTTTGTGTCTGTGTTTATCGATAGCAGACTACGAAAATTAAGGGTAAGAGCGGGCAACCGGGCGCTAATTGCAAAAGCTGTTCAAATATTACTGTACTGTATTGCGTTTCTCGTTGTCTTGAGGATTTTAAACCTGAATCTTTCTGCACTGGCCATTTTTGGTGGGGCACTCGGTATCGGTATCGGCTTTGGCTTACAGAAGATCGCTTCTAACTTTATCAGCGGGCTGATCCTTTTATTTGAATCATCTGTAGAAGAAGGGGCTATGATAGAGCTTCCTGACGGTACCGCAGGATATGTGCGCTATATTGGGGCACGCTATACACTCATTGAGCAGTTTGATAGTAAAGAAGTAATGGTTCCAAATGAGGAGTTCATAACAACCAGAGTCATTAATTGGACATACTCGAATAACCAGTCTCGTGCAGAAGTCTTGGTTGGGGTTTCTTATGGCTCCGATTTAGATCAAGTACGAGAGCTATTATTAGCAGCAGCGAAAGAGCACCCGATGTGTAGCTTGGCACCCGAGCCCAGGTGCTATTTGACTGAATTCGGGGACAGTTCTGTCAATTTCCGGTTGCTATTCTGGGTTGAAGATGTTCGTAAGGGTAGGCTTCAGCCCAGAAGTGATGTCATGTTCTCTATATGGAACAAATTCAAAGAGCATAATATACAAATTCCTTTCCCTCAAAGAGACATCCACATAATTAGAGACAAGGACGGTAGCGTAGATGAATAATCATATCATTTGGGCATTTGCATTTGATGAAAACGGGAATGCACGTCCTATCAAAGAGGATGAAGTTGCTAAGGAGGTGGAGGCAGAACATTTAACCTGGGTACACCTCGATGCTAGCAATCCGCGAACTAAAGGTTGGCTGGAAGAAGAAACTTCTTATCTTGACCCGTTTATCACAGACGCGCTTTTAGTGGATGAGACACGACCTCGGGTAACTGAGATTGAAGATGGCGCCATTATGATCTTTCGCGGTGTGAATTTAAACGCAAACGAAGACCCCGAAGACATGGTGTCTGTGCGCTTATGGGTAGACGATTGCCGTATTATTACCTTACAACGACGCGATGTGAAAGCATTGTCTGAAATGGTAGACAAACTGAAGTCCAGTAAACGCGGACCCAAGACTGCAGGCGACTTCATTTG
This sequence is a window from Verrucomicrobia bacterium CG1_02_43_26. Protein-coding genes within it:
- a CDS encoding lipoyl synthase, producing the protein MDNKDQMTQKKPDWLRAKLPSSPEYKSVRKLVDDNELHTVCQSAQCPNMGECWSRGTATVMILGNVCTRSCTFCAIQTGRPGTVDIGEPARVADAVAKMGLKHTVVTSVARDDLKDGGASIWAATIRAIRFRCPNTAVEVLIPDFQGKSEQMDIVLAAKPDILNHNMETVKRLQRPIRKTATYDRTLWVLDYAKKKGFVTKSGIMLGMGEQKEEIAETLRDLRSIGVDIITIGQYLRPSEKHTPIDRWVTPEEFNEWKEYGLSIGIGVIESGPLVRSSYHAEEQSEAYGLTGSRVRTDQAI
- a CDS encoding phosphomethylpyrimidine synthase, producing MDSFPNSKRVYIEGSRPDIKVPMREISLSPTHHANGTVEENEPLRVYDTAGPWGDEDYEGDVTKGLPELRKTWVQERQDVEEYEGREIKPLDDGYLSDKHREHAIEKNKLQTFTGHEPRKFMRAKGGKAVTQLEYARRGVITPEMEFVAIRENMRLQNAREALEMNPAAAQNDLRIQHVGQSFGASIPKIITPEFVRDEIARGRAIIPCNINHRELEPMIIGRNFLVKINANIGNSAITSSIEEEVEKLRWAVRWGADTVMDLSTGKNIHQTREWIIRNSPVPIGTVPIYQALEKVNGKVEDLNWEIFRDTLIEQAEQGVDYFTIHAGVLLRYIPLTAKRMTGIVSRGGSIMAKWCLTYHQENFLYTHWDEICEIMRAYDISFSIGDGLRPGSIADANDAAQFGELKTQGELTRRAWELGVQVMNEGPGHIPMHMIQENMEKQLKWCDEAPFYTLGPLTTDIAPGYDHITSGIGAALIGWYGCALLCYVTPKEHLGLPDKNDVRDGVITYKIAAHVADLAKGHPAAQYRDNALSKARFEFRWEDQFNLSLDPERAREFHDATLPQEKAKTAHFCSMCGPNFCSMKISEDVRKFAESGMEEKAKEFVEQGSALYT